The following proteins come from a genomic window of Bactrocera tryoni isolate S06 chromosome 1, CSIRO_BtryS06_freeze2, whole genome shotgun sequence:
- the LOC120782180 gene encoding ras-related protein Rab-11A: MGTREDEYDYLFKVVLIGDSGVGKSNLLSRFTRNEFNLESKSTIGVEFATRSIEVDGKTIKAQIWDTAGQERYRAITSAYYRGAVGALLVYDIAKHLTYENVERWLRELRDHADQNIVIMLVGNKSDLRHLRSVPTDEARLFAERNGLSFIETSALDSTNVETAFQNILTEIYRIVSQKQIRDPPEGDVIRPNVEPIDVKPTVTADVRKQCCQ; the protein is encoded by the exons TTGTGCTGATCGGCGATTCCGGCGTTGGTAAAAGTAATTTGCTATCCCGCTTTACGCGCAATGAATTCAACTTGGAATCGAAGTCGACAATTGGCGTAGAGTTCGCAACGCGCAGCATAGAg GTTGATGGCAAGACGATTAAAGCGCAGATTTGGGATACGGCTGGTCAGGAGCGCTATCGAGCCATCACGTCTGCATACTATCGTGGCGCTGTCGGTGCATTGCTTGTCTATGATATTGCCAAACATTTGACATATGAGAATGTGGAGCGATGGTTGCGGGAATTGCGTGATCACGCTGATCAAAATATTGTCATTATGTTGGTTGGCAATAAATCTGATTTGCGACATTTGCGTTCCGTGCCGACGGATGAGGCGAGACTCTTCGCCGAACGCAATGGGTTAAGTTTCATTGAAACATCTGCCCTTGATTCGACGAACGTTGAAACTGCATTCCAAAATATACTCACAG AAATCTATCGTATCGTATCGCAAAAACAAATCAGAGATCCGCCTGAAGGTGATGTCATTCGTCCAAATGTGGAGCCCATCGATGTGAAGCCGACTGTTACAGCCGATGTACGCAAGCAGTGCTGTCAGTGA